GGGAGGCTTTTCTGGACAACAACACCATTCAAGAGGTGAACCGACGCCTGGGAACGGAGGAGTTCCTCCCCCGGGACAAGGAGCGCCACATTCAGATCCTCGACGAATCGAACCCGGAATTGGCCAAGGTGGTGTCGGGAGGTACGGTTCCGCCCTACCAACACCGGGAAGAGGGCCTGGCCCAGGTGACTTTTC
The genomic region above belongs to Magnetococcales bacterium and contains:
- a CDS encoding sensor domain-containing diguanylate cyclase, producing MSLMVGNIRSGLGTIMMAGYANIARDFIQDIRRDPAILEFRILRPDGGEAFLDNNTIQEVNRRLGTEEFLPRDKERHIQILDESNPELAKVVSGGTVPPYQHREEGLAQVTF